A stretch of Liolophura sinensis isolate JHLJ2023 unplaced genomic scaffold, CUHK_Ljap_v2 scaffold_609, whole genome shotgun sequence DNA encodes these proteins:
- the LOC135481707 gene encoding ceramide kinase-like translates to MLKKCQNRNSKWRKWFSIGPQNVCRQCAESIRGLIKLHELSRPKKLLVFINPQSGSKTGEKIYRRKVAPLFSLCEIQTKVIVTQTENHSKDVLRETDLSDYDGIVCVGGDGTLSEIANGYLQRCYRDGHIDWDNPETVLPRPRLPIGVIPTGSGDTIVRFMNETRSVTTATIHIILGRTRGIDFGSVHNRHKLLSYTCLLIGYGLYGRLIEAIEIRRWLPGRIRYSVIPMIELLNVRSFDVKVQMLKPVIEKESQEGNTSHGNRDPEKTRIQPDTKWEWSNQYEGPLLGVDSFIVHLMPVGNSMRPYMGNGLAQVTLVKNCSRISHLSHLIKLMDRSPGFYDYDFIEEHNVKGYRVEAFPKSQGRRIPEMYLMNCDGDLIKLEEPCFEVRVHKELIKLFTWIDEDWPEWVETKSETLSR, encoded by the exons AACTAAGTCGGCCAAAGAAGTTACTCGTCTTCATCAACCCGCAAAGTGGGAGCAAAACAGGAGAGAAGATTTACAGACGGAAAGTGGCACCACTGTTCTCTCTCTGTGAAATACAGACCAAAGTAATCG TTACCCAGACAGAGAACCATTCCAAAGATGTCTTGCGGGAAACAGATTTAAGCGATTACGATGG aatcgTTTGTGTAGGTGGAGACGGGACATTATCAGAGATTGCCAACGGGTATCTCCAACGTTGTTATCGTGACGGTCACATCGACTGGGACAACCCTGAGACGGTATTACCTCGCCCAAGATTACCAATAGGTGTAATACCCACAG GATCGGGAGATACCATTGTCAGATTTATGAACGAGACGCGAAGCGTTACCACAGCAACAATTCATATCATATTAG GTAGAACGAGAGGAATAGACTTTGGGTCAGTTCATAATCGCCATAAGCTGTTGTCATACACCTGTCTTTTGATTGGATACGGACTTTATGGGCGGCTCATAGAGGCGATTGAAATTCGCCGGTGGCTACCAGGAAGGATTCGTTACTCAG TTATTCCGATGATAGAACTCCTTAACGTGCGAAGTTTTGACGTGAAGGTACAAATGCTGAAGCCCGTGATTGAAAAGGAAAGCCAAGAAGGAAATACATC ACACGGAAATAGGGATCCTGAGAAAACGCGTATCCAGCCAGACACGAAGTGGG AGTGGTCTAACCAATACGAAGGTCCATTACTGGGCgtggactccttcatcgtccaCCTTATGCCGGTGGGTAACAGCATGAGGCCTTACATGGGTAACGGCCTGGCGCAAGTCACGCTGGTCAAGAACTGCTCGCGGATAAGTCATCTAAGCCACTTAATCAAGCTGATGGACCGGTCCCCAGGATTC TATGACTACGATTTCATAGAGGAACACAATGTCAAAGGGTACAGAGTGGAAGCTTTTCCGAAAAGTCAAGGGAGAAGGATTCCAGAGATGTACCTGATGAATTGCGACGGCGACCTTATCAAACTCGAAGAGCCATGTTTTGAAGTCAG GGTACATAAAGAACTGATAAAGCTTTTTACTTGGATCGACGAGGACTGGCCTGAATGGGTAGAAACCAAAAGTGAAACTCTGTCGAGATAG